agctgaattaaaaaaaaaaaaaaaaaaagtggctttgAATTGTATTGCGGAAGTAGAGAAAAGTTGTATCTACCTGGAATCTTACCGAGGAGGGAGTTGTCTTTGCTGAGTGCTACAGCGACTGCAGGATCCATGCTGGGTTGGCCATCACCAGCCGGCAGCTCGGGCCGCGTGTAATCACGACTCTTATCGTTATTATACTTGACATTTAAGTTGACAAGCTTGGAGAAGTCAATCCGCAGTGTGCAGCACGCATTGTAGATATTCTGACCGTCAAGTGCCTAACAGGGCAAAGGCTCAGTGACTGACATTACTATATGTGGTCCACACAAAATATTTGGATTTTAACAAAAGAGGGCTATTTAATTTCTTACCAGTTTAGCCTGCTGTGCATTGACAGGTTCGCTGAATTGCAAAAGGGCCTGGAACTGGTTGTTCTTGGTAAATGTGATTATCTTCATGACGGTACCAAACTTGGAAAAAATCTGGGAACAAAATTAACTACAACCTTAAACCTTAATGGGGTCTAATTCTGAACAGTATTGCAAAACGGTGCTAATATAACAAATACTACActctacaacaaaaacaaacttcatTTCTACCTGTTGTAGCACATCCAGTGTTACAgggtagaacatattgtcaatgaTGATCCGCAGCACTGGACTTGAGGCGGTAGCAAGTATTTCCTGCACATCAGAGGCAGGTGACCCCCCAGACTGAACCGCTGAAACCGCCTGCAGCACCGCCTGAGTCCGCTGCAGGCAAAAGACAAAAAGTGTCACTCATTTAGAAGAGACTGTCCCCCGCCAAGAGGTCAAGCAATCAATTTCCTATGCATGTACAACATTTGATTCTGACTAATTTATCAGTCCAATGAATTACCCCGACAGCACTAACCTGATTGCCAGCATCAGTTTTGAGCTCCTTGTGATTTGAGTATTGAATAAAGACGGGGACGTTGCGGATATGAGGATTTATGGTGGTGTAATAGTTCACCATCGTGATGGCAGCATCCTCGGTGCCCATCTCCAAAAAAGCCTGGAAGGTCGAGGGTATAAAagtaaattaatatttaatggCAATAATAATACTTAATGGCCTTTCATTGGcagattaaattaaaaaaaaatgtcaaatttatttgATGAAATGGTATCAAATAATATTTTGCACTCACTTGGTTCTTTCCCTTAAGTGTCAGGATATTAGTGACTTTCCCAAAAGGTAAGCCGAGAGCAATGATTTCTGTCTCTGAGGCTTCGTTGGGCAACTTCCTGATGTGAAGCACACGAGATGGTGGCGCCTCCTCCACCCTCAGCTTTTTACTCTCGCTGCCACTAGAACTCCCATCTGAACAGAATATTACAAATATATAGTTATTAgggaaaattgtatatatatatatatatatatatatatatatatatatatatatatatatatatatatatatatatatgtcttaTCTGACATCATTTGTCACATATGTGACAGAACAAAATGGCGGATGGATGgactccaaactttttttttttaatggggtgACCTGGACATACAACATGCAGCATGTAATACCTCTTGCAAGTTAGGTAATACCTGACTATTGCTATTTTAGGTGCTTCATTTAGTGTTTTTCACTAGCAGTCAGCAAAAACTCACCACTCATACTGCTCATGCCAGAGTTGGGACTGTTGTACATACTCAGCTCTTCTGATCCTCTCTAAAACAGAAAAACGGGACAAATACAGTCAGATTAAAGCATtataattgaaaaattattttaagaaaaacaataaataattaaaataataattgtgattacaaaataatttaaaatgaaaaaaataacattaaaaaaacaaataaaaatataattcccaAGACTTCTTTTTGAAGATGTCTGTTACATAAGACAAATAACAAGAGCACTTGATAAAAAGAACATGAAGACAACTCAAAGACATACATAATTCAAAACCCAAACCAGCTAACTCATAAAATATGATGACATTTATCTCTAGGTTGTCCTGTTTGTACCCGCTCTGAAAAATGTGACCACCTTGCACATCACATCATGGAGCGAGAATGACCGCGGGATGCCGGCTTTGTTATTGATATGACTGATGTGTGGATTGATTTCGCCTGTGATGACACTGAGATACCAACTCTGCACCATTGCTGATTTTTTGATATGCTGAGAAACAACATTGGCTGGCAAATGTTTATGCatgcattttgttttaataaaatataatggaAGTGGATATAGCTGAGAAAACATTGCATCAATGCAATAAATCCTCATGCATTGATTCAAGACGCAACAAACAATTTAAATTGGCAAGCGATCACCATATCTAATACGGTTTAACTATTaaattgtggattttttttttaggttgtgtGATGcagaaatattaataaatatggtaaaaatgtagttgttgtttttttttgggggggggtcaagGTACACTGTCCAAAAATGATCATGAGGTGCAGGAAACAAGATTACTCACCTTCACTCCAACTGCAACATCGCTGatgctgaaaaataaataatatctcATTAAGTCAAAAGACTTTCAAAAGACTACTATGTCAACTCTCTACTGTAGTGTTGTGACAGCTGTCCCATGCAAAGAAATAACAgtaataaaatattatattaaatataatgcAAAAACGTGAAGGGTTATGCTAAGTAGACATGAGTAATTTGTTAAAATCACTGTAACTAATCTTTTCCCCAAAACAGAGGTTTTGAGCCACAGTCGccggacaaagtattaaaaagtaCGTATTAAGTAATAAAAAGTGACCGTTCGGTTTACGATTGTTAATTTGTCCCATTGCCCCCTTATAAAGTAGCAAGCATATGAGGAATAGTTTGTAGAAGTTTAGTAAGTCCATCACTGGTCAAATTAAATCTGAAAGTATGCAGTTAAGCACATCTTGTTCCTTTTACTTCCATTGTCGTGATGTTTACAGCCAAAAACATATGATAATTGTGTCAatgccaaaaacatttatggACCTGACTGTATATATTGCTTAGGAACAGCTTTGCCATAGTTGAGATATGTTCATTTTAATGGCAATACATGCAACTGAAATCACCCACTTGAGTAACTTAAAGGTTAGGATGAAATTAATAGCTATGATGCTGAAATTGCAATATCCATACACGAGATGGTGTACATTTAATCATATTTATAGCTTGTAAAAGCTATACGTTATTTAAAATTAGACTGGGTTTACATCACCGTGCAGTGAAGCTTTCAATTGGGTGGTTATGACATATATCGACAATGTTTAATGATGGGTTTCCACTTGACGTTTTACTTTAAGGCAGGGGTGTGCACAATttgttttcctctgagggctATGTACAGAACAatcgaaggatgcaagggccacgttgacatttattcattcattcatatttactttaatctatcaaacacaccaaaatcagtcaatcaacCGATTGCAAAAAGTCAAATAGTTTATGATTTTACAAGATTCTGGGGTGGCCGAACCCCTGTAACCAGAAAATATCCCCATTCACTGAACTGTGCAGAACAATCCTATGATGATACCTCATAAATTGCGCCTTGACACAGAACAGAATGGAGGAAGCCATTTTCGCTtgtaaaaaaattgtttcagtgttaatgttatgaggagagATGTTGTTAGTTGTTGAATTGTAAGTAGCTTCTTTGAATATTTAGAAATGCTTTGGGGGCAAATGTCATTTTGGGGCCACTTATAAATGGACGGCGGGGCACAAATGGCACTCAGGCCATAGTTTGGATACCGCTGCTATAGTTCCAGGTTATAACGATATTAATACTTTGTTAAATGATATTGGAGAATGAACTAAACTAAATAGAGTCGAAGTGAACATGCAGGTCCAGTCAATGCTTTGTGAGCTAACCTTATATACAAGCTAAACACAAAGGGTGACCGATGTAACGTTCCTTTCATTGGCGAAATAAAAAGGTGGCTCAACGTCACTATTATTCGACTGTATTTAATGCGGCCAGCGTAAACTcataattgaaataaatataaataataacaaagcTACTACAGTTCTGTGAGGTTATAATGATAGGCACGTTCCCAGTAAGGCAGTCAGCGCGTGGCTATGGAAACCCGTTAACGCTGGAATTACTAACTTAATCCAATTAACTACGCATTCGCTCACCCAGTGGAATTTAGTACGAATATAACAAAACATTACCCGTCCATTTCTGTATATATAGTGCCTCTGCGTTCGGTCCTGTTGTACCTCCAGTTTACATCAACGGTGCACAAACATACACACGAGACCAAAATGGAGGCGGTGTTTGTTCCAGCCGTGACGAAGTTAAACGGAAATGTACGAAAATACACGAAGATGTTGAGTGCGTGTAACTCAAGCACGCCCTTTGAGGACGGACAGAAAAACTAATTTTACAAAATCCTATAAAAACTCAGTTGAAGTACAAAGACGTTTTGGACTCTTGCTTGCCCCCCAAAAGTATCTGAATTCGATTGGTGAATCGTGTCACATGGGGGACGTGACCATTTTGAATAGAGCCATGAGCGGATCTTCCCTCATTGGGATACGTCATCGGATCCGCCATATTGAATGTGTTACCTCGGCCTCATAAACTAATGCAAGACTCAACTTCATTAAGTTTACCCCACTCATCCATTCATATACACACTAATATATTTGGGGGAAAGACAGGCAACAATATGTAACTGAAGAGAGCGAGACAGTGAAAGGGCATAGCTGTGCTCTATTAGTGCAGTGGGAAAAGCCGTGTAATATAACAGACGGCTAATGAAATATGCTAAACCCCTAATAGACCGTTCATTGTAGGCCTATGTTATGCATGTGATCActttttcttaacatttttgttcattgtttttttttaagttgtttatacaatacagtgctatttttcttgcataaaaacatgtttataaaGATTGAAGCCTATTACATGCTTCCACCTCTTTACCAAGTCTTCAAAAGACCAGAAAAAGTCACTAGTTTTGTGCTACACTCTATTAGCATATTTCAATCCTCAAAAGAGTCTTAAAAGTCA
This genomic window from Festucalex cinctus isolate MCC-2025b chromosome 20, RoL_Fcin_1.0, whole genome shotgun sequence contains:
- the LOC144009451 gene encoding polypyrimidine tract-binding protein 2-like isoform X1, which produces MDGISDVAVGVKRGSEELSMYNSPNSGMSSMSDGSSSGSESKKLRVEEAPPSRVLHIRKLPNEASETEIIALGLPFGKVTNILTLKGKNQAFLEMGTEDAAITMVNYYTTINPHIRNVPVFIQYSNHKELKTDAGNQRTQAVLQAVSAVQSGGSPASDVQEILATASSPVLRIIIDNMFYPVTLDVLQQIFSKFGTVMKIITFTKNNQFQALLQFSEPVNAQQAKLALDGQNIYNACCTLRIDFSKLVNLNVKYNNDKSRDYTRPELPAGDGQPSMDPAVAVALSKDNSLLGKIPGALNPLSAAAVAAAAAGRVALAGQTASCGVLLVSNLNEEMVTPQSLFTLFGVYGDVQRVKILYNKKDSALIQMSDANQAQLAMSHLNGQKMYGKIIRATLSKHQTVALPRDGLDDQGLTKDYANSPLHRFKKPGSKNFQNIFPPSATLHLSNIPQDVSEDDLRLLFSNSGGTVKAFKFFQDRKMALIQMSTVEESVQALIDLHNYNMGCNQHLRVSFSKSTI
- the LOC144009451 gene encoding polypyrimidine tract-binding protein 2-like isoform X2, whose translation is MDGISDVAVGVKRGSEELSMYNSPNSGMSSMSDGSSSGSESKKLRVEEAPPSRVLHIRKLPNEASETEIIALGLPFGKVTNILTLKGKNQAFLEMGTEDAAITMVNYYTTINPHIRNVPVFIQYSNHKELKTDAGNQRTQAVLQAVSAVQSGGSPASDVQEILATASSPVLRIIIDNMFYPVTLDVLQQIFSKFGTVMKIITFTKNNQFQALLQFSEPVNAQQAKLALDGQNIYNACCTLRIDFSKLVNLNVKYNNDKSRDYTRPELPAGDGQPSMDPAVAVALSKDNSLLGALNPLSAAAVAAAAAGRVALAGQTASCGVLLVSNLNEEMVTPQSLFTLFGVYGDVQRVKILYNKKDSALIQMSDANQAQLAMSHLNGQKMYGKIIRATLSKHQTVALPRDGLDDQGLTKDYANSPLHRFKKPGSKNFQNIFPPSATLHLSNIPQDVSEDDLRLLFSNSGGTVKAFKFFQDRKMALIQMSTVEESVQALIDLHNYNMGCNQHLRVSFSKSTI